In one Fusarium keratoplasticum isolate Fu6.1 chromosome 5, whole genome shotgun sequence genomic region, the following are encoded:
- a CDS encoding Choline-phosphate cytidylyltransferase has translation MSSPSGSSQGGKRKRVSLSRPDSSVDLLDNGIQTSSRDASAEEGDTTAAEDGRPHHRAAAVSGPIPKRQRSNSDRIIENTDHALDPGEPSDTTEASVDIAERVGRKARKPSLRDLDNDNDEDEDDIQATEAMPPPPIGKLTDPAGGYKTNPPPVGRAVRVYADGVFDLFHLGHMRQLEQAKKAFPNTTLVVGVTGDHETHKRKGLTVMSAAERSETLRHCKWVDEVIEDCPWIVTPEFLEEHKLDYVAHDDLPYGADEGDDIYQPIKAAGKFLVTQRTEGVSTTGLITRIVRDYEKYIARQFKRGTSRQELNVSWLKKNEMDLKRHVQDLRENITNNWTTTGQELGRELKQFWPTSRPQSPARFNSAGSAEQLRSPTTPGGGSGTPKEFITGYALGLVGGVRSWMTKSRRDVADGSRPASDDESEESDANAKTSTDPAINTPTTTSKL, from the exons atgtcttCGCCGTCTGGTTCCTCCCAAGGAGGCAAGCGCAAGAGGGTCTCCCTCAGCCGCCCCGACTCGTCTgtcgacctcctcgacaacggcATTCAGACATCTTCTCGTGATgcctcggccgaggagggcgacaCCACAGCCGCTGAAGATGGTCGCCCTCACCaccgcgccgccgccgttAGCGGGCCTATTCCTAAGAGGCAGCGCTCCAACTCGGACCGCATCATCGAAAACACCGATCATGCCCTCGACCCCGGCGAGCCCAGCGACACCACCGAGGCCAGCGTCGACATCGCCGAGCGTGTTGGTCGAAAGGCCCGCAAGCCCTCCCTGAGGGATCTCGATAATGacaatgacgaggacgaggacgataTTCAGGCCACAGAGGCCAtgccccctcctcccatTGGCAAGTTGACCGATCCTGCCGGTGGTTACAAGACCAACCCTCCTCCCGTCGGTCGAGCTGTCCGTGTCTACGCCGATGGAGTCTTTGATCTGTTCCATCTTGG CCACATGCGCCAGCTcgagcaggccaagaaggccttCCCCAACACCACTCTGGTCGTCGGCGTCACTGGCGACCACGAGACGCACAAGCGCAAGGGTTTGACCGTCATGTCCGCTGCTGAGCGCTCCGAGACCCTCCGCCACTGCAAATGGGTCGACGAGGTCATCGAGGACTGCCCTTGGATCGTCACCcccgagttcctcgaggAGCACAAGCTCGACTACGTTGCCCACGACGATCTCCCATACGGCgccgacgagggcgacgacattTACCagcccatcaaggctgctggcAAGTTCCTCGTCACCCAGCGAACAGAGGGTGTGAGCACCACTGGTCTCATTACAAG AATCGTCCGCGATTACGAAAAGTACATTGCCCGACAGTTCAAGCGCGGCACCTCCCGCCAGGAGCTCAACGTGAGCTggctcaagaagaacgagatGGACCTCAAGCGCCACGTCCAGGACCTGCGCGagaacatcaccaacaactgGACCACCACCGGCCAGGAGCTCGGCCGCGAGCTCAAGCAGTTCTGGCCCACCAGCCGACCTCAGAGCCCTGCCCGGTTTAACAGCGCCGGCAGCGCCGAGCAGCTACGATCGCCTACCACCCCAGGCGGCGGCTCTGGTACTCCCAAGGAGTTCATCACCGGTTACGCCCTGGGTCTTGTCGGTGGTGTGCGATCATGG ATGACCAAGAGCCGAAGAGACGTGGCAGACGGCAGTCGACccgccagcgacgacgagtcgGAAGAGAGCGATGCCAACGCCAAGACGTCAACAGACCCCGCGATCAACACCCcgaccaccacctccaagcTATAG